From the genome of Ctenopharyngodon idella isolate HZGC_01 chromosome 23, HZGC01, whole genome shotgun sequence, one region includes:
- the pdia4 gene encoding protein disulfide-isomerase A4, which yields MKKITLLLIVLLGVTHFILPSRCEEDAKDDSAEDVGEEDDDEDDDADATEVKEENGVLVLTDENFDTFIEGKDTVLVEFYAPWCGHCKQFAPEYEKIAQTLKENDPPIPVAKVDATKASALGSRFEVSGYPTIKILKKGEPVDYDGDRSEHAIVERVKEVAQPDWKPPPEATLVLTKDNFDDVVNNADIILVEFYAPWCGHCKRLAPEYEKAAKELSNRTPPIPLAKVDATAESDLATRFGVSGYPTLKIFRKGKAFDYNGPREKFGIVDYMSDQAGPPSKQVQTLKQVQEILRDGDDAVIVGVFSSEEDAAYEIYQEACNSLRDDYKFMHTFNNEVAKFLKASPGQVVMLHSEKFRSKYEPASHSLTIKDSTPASEVQDFFKKHILPLVGHRKQRNDAKRYTTRPLVVVYYGVDFSFDYRVATQFWRSKVLEVAKDFPEYTFAIADEEDYADELKSLGLSESGEEVNVGILGEGGKKYAMEPEEFDSDVLRSFIMAFKKGKLKPIVKSQPIPKSNKGPVKVVVGKTFDDIVMDAKKDVLIEFYAPWCGHCKKMEPDYTALGKKYKNEKNLVIAKMDATANDVPHDSYKVEGFPTIYFAPSNSKQSPVKFEGGKRDLEELSKFVEKHATKLSHKKDEL from the exons ATGAAGAAGATAACCCTTCTATTGATTGTGTTGCTTGGAGTGACACACTTCATATTGCCAAGCCGATGCGAAGAAGATGCCAAAGATG ATTCAGCTGAAGATGTAGGAGAGGAAGATGacgatgaggatgatgatgcaGATGCCACTGAAGTAAAGGAGGAGAATGGGGTGCTGGTGCTGACGGATGAAAACTTTGACACCTTTATAGAAGGCAAAGACACAGTACTGGTTGAGTTCTATGCACCATG gtgtggccactgcaaacagtttgctccTGAGTATGAGAAGATCGCTCAGACACTAAAGGAGAATGACCCACCTATTCCTGTGGCAAAGGTTGATGCCACTAAGGCCAGTGCTCTGGGCAGTAGGTTTGAAGTGTCTGGATATCCCACCATCAAAATACTCAAAAAAGGGGAGCCGGTGGACTATGATGGGGACAGAAGTGAGCATG CCATTGTGGAACGGGTTAAAGAAGTTGCCCAACCAGACTGGAAACCTCCTCCAGAGGCCACCCTAGTCTTGACTAAGGATAATTTTGATGATGTGGTGAACAATGCAGACATCATTCTGGTGGAGTTCTATGCACCTTG GTGTGGCCACTGTAAGAGACTCGCTCCTGAGTACGAGAAAGCTGCTAAAGAGCTCAGCAATCGCACTCCTCCTATTCCACTGGCTAAAGTAGATGCCACTGCAGAGAGTGATTTAGCGACGCGGTTTGGTGTTTCTGGCTACCCAACTCTTAAAATCTTCAGAAAGGGCAAAGCTTTCGATTACAATGGACCACGGGAGAAGTTTG GTATTGTTGATTACATGTCAGACCAGGCGGGTCCTCCATCAAAGCAGGTGCAGACCCTGAAACAGGTTCAGGAGATCCTCAGAGATGGAGATGATGCAGTTATTGTAGGCGTTTTCTCCAGTGAAGAAGATGCAGCATATGAGATCTATCAAGAAGCAT GTAACTCTCTGCGAGATGACTACAAATTTATGCATACGTTCAATAATGAAGTCGCAAAATTCCTCAAGGCTTCACCTGGACAAGTAGTCATGCTCCATTCAGAGAAGTTTAGGTCTAAATATGAGCCAGCATCTCATTCACTAACAATTAAA GACTCCACACCTGCTTCAGAAGTTCAAGATTTCTTCAAGAAACACATACTACCTTTGGTTGGACACAGAAAACAGCGCAATGATGCAAAGAGATACACCACACGACCTCTTGTGGTTGTTTATTATGGAGTGGACTTCAGTTTTGACTACAGAGTTG CCACACAGTTTTGGAGGAGCAAAGTGCTTGAAGTAGCAAAGGACTTCCCAGAGTACACCTTTGCCATTGCGGATGAGGAAGACTATGCTGATGAACTGAAGAGCCTGGGACTCAGCGAAAGCGGGGAGGAGGTGAATGTTGGAATTCTTGGTGAGGGAGGGAAGAAATATGCCATGGAGCCAGAGGAATTTGACTCCGATGTGCTCCGGAGCTTCATTATGGCCTTCAAAAAAG GTAAGCTGAAACCTATTGTAAAGTCTCAGCCTATTCCCAAGAGCAACAAAGGACCGGTGAAGGTTGTGGTAGGCAAGACTTTTGATGACATTGTCATGGATGCAAAGAAAGATGTCCTTATCGAGTTCTATGCGCCATGGTGTGGCCACTGTAAAAAGATGGAGCCAGATTACACGGCTCTTGGaaagaaatacaaaaatgaGAAGAATCTTGTCATTGCCAAAATGGATGCCACTGCTAATGATGTGCCCCACGACAGTTATAAAGTAGAGGGCTTCCCTACAATCTACTTTGCTCCCAGCAACAGCAAGCAGAGCCCAGTCAAATTTGAAGGCGGCAAAAGGGACTTGGAGGAACTGAGcaaatttgtggaaaaacatGCCACAAAATTATCACACAAAAAAGATGAGCTTTAA